One stretch of Pseudomonas fluorescens Q2-87 DNA includes these proteins:
- a CDS encoding ABC-three component system protein has translation MNKASILGSNIQGGVRVGDDTNYVINLPPADPTAITRALARIQELSEHDEDFMYFIERLDFFTNQKTQSPMIGLEQKLKNGGREDLLEVAIERKDAFAKRLMKSQLNRRRQAIFLYILQKISFGFEESIRPLIKQGVPNDIIDGVILNGIVDTIYREVLAEDFTIDQYMISGMLYFLTGKCHLIWEKPKC, from the coding sequence ATGAATAAAGCAAGCATTTTGGGCTCCAACATCCAGGGCGGCGTGCGTGTGGGTGATGACACCAATTACGTCATTAACCTACCCCCTGCAGATCCGACTGCAATTACTCGCGCGCTCGCAAGAATCCAAGAGTTGAGTGAGCACGATGAGGATTTTATGTACTTCATCGAACGCCTGGATTTTTTTACCAACCAAAAAACTCAGTCCCCGATGATCGGCCTGGAGCAAAAACTCAAAAATGGGGGGCGTGAGGATTTGCTAGAGGTAGCAATCGAGCGCAAAGATGCCTTTGCGAAGAGATTAATGAAGTCCCAGCTCAATCGAAGACGGCAGGCTATATTTCTCTACATTCTTCAAAAAATTAGTTTTGGCTTCGAAGAATCCATTCGACCGCTAATAAAACAAGGTGTCCCGAACGATATTATCGACGGGGTAATCCTCAACGGAATCGTCGATACCATTTATCGGGAGGTTTTGGCAGAAGACTTCACAATAGATCAGTACATGATTTCAGGGATGTTATATTTTCTCACTGGGAAGTGCCACTTGATCTGGGAGAAGCCGAAATGCTGA
- a CDS encoding ABC-three component system middle component 5 produces MLMYHPAFDANHCLYRIVSILNATGSTPISWPLFRMLDFYYLFPSQLKMIKPWPREIGKYKSKTAKIQDQFEDLTNPARTFFDLQSFQKAATLELIAKGCLSKSEFDKGFMQLEPDALPPGYIALIETDEFLKSDAFTVITKGLPETPFYGSNGLKSRSGLMEFIYDI; encoded by the coding sequence ATGCTGATGTATCACCCAGCCTTCGATGCAAACCACTGCCTTTACAGAATAGTATCAATTCTCAATGCGACTGGTAGTACGCCGATTAGTTGGCCCTTGTTTCGCATGCTTGATTTTTATTACTTATTCCCTAGCCAGCTAAAGATGATAAAACCGTGGCCCAGGGAAATCGGTAAGTACAAATCAAAAACAGCTAAAATTCAAGATCAGTTTGAAGATCTGACAAATCCCGCTCGCACATTCTTTGACCTCCAGAGTTTTCAAAAGGCAGCGACACTCGAGCTCATCGCGAAAGGTTGTTTATCGAAATCCGAATTCGATAAAGGCTTCATGCAGTTAGAGCCAGACGCTCTGCCGCCCGGTTATATTGCACTCATTGAAACCGATGAGTTCTTGAAGAGCGACGCATTCACAGTCATTACAAAAGGTTTGCCAGAAACACCTTTTTACGGATCGAACGGACTCAAGTCTCGTTCCGGCCTAATGGAATTTATTTATGACATCTAA
- a CDS encoding phage Gp37/Gp68 family protein: protein MAETQIEWTDSTWNPVAGCSIISAGCKNCYAMEMARRLEAMGTPKYVGLTRKKNKRIVWNGSIVEDHDSLTIPYRWKKPRKVFVNSMSDLFHEKVSDEFIIAVWKVMRETPHHNYQILTKRPERMKQILNEVISEVLPNVWLGTSVEDRDAAGRVQFLKDTPAQIRFISFEPLIGPVGSIDLSQIDWAIVGGESGNKARPVKEGWIDEIYTQCLESGTAFFFKQWGTWGEDNVRRSKKANGREYRGKTWDEMPIKLVGMA, encoded by the coding sequence ATGGCAGAGACACAGATCGAGTGGACGGACTCTACTTGGAACCCAGTAGCTGGTTGCTCCATCATTAGCGCCGGGTGCAAAAACTGCTATGCCATGGAGATGGCACGCCGCCTCGAGGCCATGGGCACTCCCAAGTACGTTGGACTGACCCGCAAAAAAAATAAGCGCATCGTCTGGAACGGTTCAATTGTTGAAGATCATGACTCCCTGACCATCCCCTATCGGTGGAAGAAGCCCAGGAAGGTGTTCGTGAACTCCATGAGCGACCTGTTCCATGAGAAGGTCAGTGACGAGTTCATTATTGCCGTCTGGAAGGTCATGCGAGAAACACCGCATCACAACTATCAGATTTTGACCAAGCGGCCAGAGCGGATGAAGCAGATCCTCAATGAAGTCATCAGTGAGGTGCTACCCAATGTGTGGCTGGGCACCTCTGTGGAAGATCGTGATGCTGCCGGGCGCGTTCAGTTTCTGAAAGACACACCTGCCCAGATCAGATTCATCTCCTTTGAGCCATTGATTGGCCCCGTAGGCAGCATTGATCTCTCGCAGATTGACTGGGCGATTGTCGGCGGTGAGAGCGGGAATAAAGCGCGGCCTGTGAAGGAAGGCTGGATTGATGAGATCTACACGCAGTGCCTAGAAAGCGGCACAGCGTTTTTCTTTAAACAGTGGGGGACGTGGGGTGAAGACAATGTCCGCCGTTCGAAAAAAGCTAACGGTCGCGAATACCGTGGCAAAACCTGGGATGAGATGCCTATAAAGCTGGTGGGCATGGCCTAA
- a CDS encoding three-Cys-motif partner protein TcmP has product MAKKKYDWEEGAILEEHSRKKHQILRDYFYQYVITRCKHPQVRKFRLAVVDGFSGAGQYKCGTAGSPIIFVEELNRALTDINTYRAVNNLPLVDIECSLFLNDAERMAIDILERVLNPIILHHSISNSRLKVQARYSTELFEHAYPRIRAQIKSEKYPNIIFNLDQCGHSHVDTATLIDMMNLNESVEIFYTFVISSLLAFLKQHDPKTLSSQLAYLQLSSRDFEILEEKQSKTAWLGVAENIVFENFKKCAKFVSPFSINNPNGWRYWLIHLANSYRARQVYNDRLHQNSETQAHFGRSGLGMLAHDPSEGKTLYLFNESARDQAKDQLREDIPKFLHDSAPALSVRDFFERIYNNTPAHSDDINAALLGSNEIEIQTATGGTRRKASQIHTTDIIAFKKQRSFFFPK; this is encoded by the coding sequence ATGGCTAAGAAGAAGTATGATTGGGAAGAAGGTGCAATTCTTGAAGAGCACTCAAGGAAGAAACATCAAATACTTCGCGATTATTTTTATCAGTACGTAATCACACGATGCAAGCACCCGCAGGTCAGAAAATTTCGCCTGGCTGTGGTAGACGGCTTCAGTGGTGCTGGCCAATACAAATGCGGCACTGCCGGTTCACCCATCATCTTTGTGGAAGAGCTGAATCGAGCGTTAACTGACATCAACACCTACAGGGCAGTTAACAATTTACCTCTCGTGGATATCGAGTGCAGCCTTTTCCTGAATGACGCTGAAAGGATGGCAATTGACATTCTGGAAAGAGTCCTGAATCCGATTATTCTTCACCATAGCATTTCGAACAGCCGGCTCAAAGTCCAAGCCCGCTACTCGACCGAGTTATTCGAACACGCTTATCCAAGAATCAGAGCCCAGATCAAATCAGAGAAATACCCGAATATAATCTTTAATCTCGATCAGTGCGGGCACAGCCATGTTGACACTGCGACCTTGATCGACATGATGAATCTGAATGAGTCAGTCGAGATTTTCTATACCTTCGTCATCTCTTCCCTATTGGCCTTCCTGAAGCAGCACGATCCAAAAACGCTGTCGAGCCAATTGGCATACTTGCAGCTGAGCAGCCGGGACTTCGAGATCCTTGAAGAGAAGCAATCGAAGACAGCGTGGCTCGGCGTGGCGGAAAACATCGTCTTCGAAAATTTCAAGAAATGTGCAAAATTTGTCAGCCCTTTTTCAATCAACAACCCTAATGGTTGGCGATATTGGCTGATACACCTCGCCAATTCGTATCGTGCTCGCCAAGTTTACAATGACCGGCTCCACCAAAATAGCGAGACTCAAGCTCATTTCGGCAGATCTGGCCTTGGCATGCTTGCGCACGACCCTAGCGAAGGTAAAACACTTTACCTCTTCAATGAGTCGGCTAGAGATCAGGCAAAAGACCAGCTCAGGGAGGACATTCCGAAATTCCTCCACGACTCGGCACCCGCCTTATCTGTTAGGGATTTTTTCGAAAGGATCTATAACAACACTCCAGCCCATAGCGATGACATCAATGCTGCGCTACTCGGCAGCAACGAGATCGAGATTCAAACCGCTACCGGTGGAACAAGACGCAAGGCCAGTCAAATCCATACAACGGACATCATCGCCTTCAAAAAGCAACGAAGCTTCTTCTTTCCCAAATGA
- a CDS encoding tyrosine-type recombinase/integrase: protein MALSEMTVRHARITGNDYTLGDSDGLTLNVTARGGKVWLFRYYWTGKQKRMSLGSYPQIGLKEARTRRDEARALVAQGINPYEHRKQQRLAAYAAKEHTFEAVFNQWVEFRRLSLKEGRQSTLSQILRIFSKDVLPLLGGRSIYDINRHDLLDLLSRIEQRKALTTAEKCRTWFNQLFRYAMVKIEGLEHNPASDLDVVALPKPPVTHNPFLRMDELPALMAALRNYGGASQTRLGLRLLLLTGVRTGELRLATPDQFDLEKRLWVIPAEVVKQLQLAMRKPGKQTQNVPPYIVPLSVQALEIVRHLLDQVVPAQRYLFAHRSDLSKRISENTLNGALRRMGYADQLTGHGMRATISTALNEIGYPKVWVDAQLSHADPDKVSAAYNHAEYVEQRRTMMQDWANRLDLWGQGQLKAASSPLTIRLEGAASLPSLESANANAVLYSSGFPATTVPASKKSVSNEPVLNAVQYSPVLPASMQTEQLREPQVSEIQRQRAEMLATYEASNNLPLLVFAKLAGKSRDQINRDIKHRRLLSLSLGNRGQRIPDWQLDPLRHKLILAALARFPDVDAWRLYRTVCEPHERLKGRSPIDVLTLENFDVTVRIVYNALGSS, encoded by the coding sequence ATGGCACTCTCAGAAATGACAGTTCGGCATGCCCGAATCACCGGTAACGACTACACCCTCGGTGACAGTGATGGTCTCACACTCAATGTGACGGCCAGAGGCGGAAAGGTCTGGCTTTTCCGTTACTACTGGACGGGAAAGCAGAAGCGCATGTCGCTCGGTAGTTACCCCCAAATTGGGCTTAAAGAAGCCCGTACCCGTCGTGATGAAGCACGTGCCTTGGTTGCCCAGGGCATCAACCCCTATGAACATCGCAAACAACAGCGACTTGCTGCTTATGCTGCGAAGGAGCACACCTTCGAGGCGGTGTTCAATCAGTGGGTGGAGTTTCGCAGGCTAAGCCTGAAGGAAGGGCGCCAGAGCACGCTCTCGCAGATCTTGAGAATCTTCAGTAAAGACGTCCTGCCCCTACTGGGTGGGCGGTCCATCTACGATATCAATCGTCACGATCTGCTGGATTTACTGAGCAGGATCGAACAGCGCAAGGCCTTAACGACAGCCGAGAAATGTCGGACCTGGTTCAACCAATTGTTCCGTTATGCAATGGTGAAGATTGAGGGGCTGGAGCACAACCCAGCTTCAGACCTTGATGTGGTTGCACTCCCCAAACCTCCGGTTACGCACAATCCATTTCTTCGTATGGACGAGCTCCCGGCATTGATGGCTGCTCTTCGAAACTACGGTGGCGCCAGCCAAACTCGGCTTGGCCTTCGGTTGTTGCTGCTGACCGGTGTCCGCACGGGCGAATTACGATTGGCAACACCCGACCAGTTCGATCTGGAGAAGCGCTTGTGGGTCATACCGGCGGAAGTGGTGAAACAACTCCAGCTAGCGATGCGGAAGCCAGGTAAGCAGACCCAAAATGTACCGCCTTATATCGTGCCGCTGTCTGTTCAGGCTCTGGAGATTGTGCGTCACTTGCTGGACCAGGTTGTTCCCGCGCAGCGCTACTTGTTTGCGCATCGAAGCGACCTGAGCAAGCGTATCAGTGAGAACACGCTGAATGGCGCGTTACGTCGGATGGGGTATGCCGATCAACTCACTGGTCACGGGATGAGGGCGACGATCTCGACGGCGCTGAACGAGATCGGGTATCCAAAGGTGTGGGTGGACGCTCAGCTTTCTCATGCTGATCCGGATAAGGTGAGTGCGGCCTACAATCACGCGGAATACGTGGAGCAGCGTCGAACCATGATGCAGGATTGGGCGAACCGTCTTGATCTTTGGGGGCAGGGTCAGCTGAAGGCGGCAAGCTCTCCGCTTACTATTCGTTTAGAGGGCGCAGCTTCGTTACCTTCGTTGGAAAGCGCGAACGCAAACGCCGTTCTGTACAGCAGTGGCTTCCCAGCGACGACGGTTCCAGCCTCTAAAAAGTCCGTAAGCAACGAACCGGTCCTTAACGCGGTTCAGTATTCACCTGTCCTACCTGCTTCAATGCAGACTGAACAGCTGCGCGAACCCCAAGTATCTGAGATACAACGTCAGCGCGCCGAGATGCTAGCCACCTATGAAGCTTCGAATAATTTGCCGCTGCTTGTCTTCGCCAAACTGGCAGGCAAATCCCGAGATCAGATCAACCGCGATATCAAGCATCGGCGCCTGCTATCCCTGAGCCTGGGGAATCGCGGTCAGCGCATTCCCGATTGGCAGCTTGACCCACTGCGGCACAAATTGATACTTGCTGCCTTAGCGCGGTTTCCCGATGTCGATGCGTGGAGGCTTTATCGGACGGTCTGTGAACCCCATGAGCGACTGAAGGGGCGTTCGCCTATCGATGTACTCACTCTGGAGAACTTCGACGTGACTGTGCGAATCGTTTATAACGCGCTGGGCTCAAGCTGA
- the pgsA gene encoding CDP-diacylglycerol--glycerol-3-phosphate 3-phosphatidyltransferase has product MNIPNLITVLRVLLIPIFILLFYLPYHWSYMASASVFAFAAATDWLDGYLARRLEQSTPFGAFLDPVADKLMVAVALVLLVQEHGNLWLTLPAAVIIGREIVVSALREWMAELGARAQVAVSNLGKWKTAAQMLALVILLANPSDFSFWVLLGYALLLISAGLTLWSMVQYLRAAWPHLRTDVDPK; this is encoded by the coding sequence ATGAATATCCCAAACCTGATTACCGTTCTGCGCGTCCTGCTCATCCCGATCTTCATATTGCTGTTCTATTTGCCGTATCACTGGAGCTACATGGCCTCCGCCTCGGTCTTTGCCTTCGCCGCGGCGACGGACTGGCTGGACGGCTACCTGGCCCGACGCCTGGAGCAAAGCACGCCCTTCGGCGCCTTTCTGGATCCGGTGGCCGACAAGCTGATGGTCGCGGTGGCCCTGGTGCTGCTGGTGCAGGAACACGGCAACCTCTGGCTGACCTTGCCAGCGGCGGTGATCATTGGGCGCGAAATCGTCGTATCGGCGCTCCGGGAATGGATGGCCGAGCTGGGCGCCCGCGCCCAGGTAGCCGTGTCGAACCTCGGCAAATGGAAAACCGCCGCGCAAATGCTGGCGCTGGTGATCCTGCTGGCCAACCCCTCGGACTTCAGCTTCTGGGTGCTGCTGGGCTATGCGCTGCTGCTGATATCCGCCGGCCTGACGCTGTGGTCGATGGTCCAATACCTGCGCGCCGCCTGGCCGCATCTTCGGACCGACGTAGACCCAAAATAA
- the uvrC gene encoding excinuclease ABC subunit UvrC, which yields MTELFDPSAFLSTCSGRPGVYRMFDSDARLLYVGKAKNLKKRLASYFRKTGLAPKTAALVGRIAQIETTITANETEALLLEQTLIKEWRPPYNILLRDDKSYPYVFLSDGAFPRLSIHRGAKKAKGRYFGPYPSAGAIRESLSLLQKTFFVRQCEDSYYKNRTRPCLQYQIKRCKAPCVGFVEPEVYAEDVRHSVMFLEGRSNALADELSAAMEDAAVNLEFERAAELRDQIGLLRRVQDQQSMEGGSGDVDVVAAFINPGGACVHLISVRGGRVLGSKNFFPQVGIEEDVSEVMAAFLGQYYISSPERDLPAELIVNVVHEDFPALIEAIDKLRGRELSISHRVRGTRARWQQLAVTNAEQALGARLANRQHVAARFDALADVLNLDEPPQRLECYDISHSSGEATVASCVVFGPEGPIKSDYRRYNIEGVTPGDDYAAMHQALMRRFGKLKDGEGKLPDILLVDGGKGQLSMARDVLNELMVPDLILLGVAKGATRKAGFETLYLNDAAHEFTLKGDSPALHLIQQIRDEAHRFAITGHRARRGKTRRTSTLEGVAGVGPTRRRDLLKHFGGLQELSRASIEEIAKAPGISKKLAESIYANLHSE from the coding sequence ATGACTGAATTGTTTGATCCAAGCGCGTTCCTGTCCACTTGCAGCGGCCGTCCAGGCGTGTACCGCATGTTCGACAGCGATGCGCGCCTGCTCTATGTCGGCAAGGCCAAGAACCTCAAGAAACGCCTGGCGAGCTACTTTCGCAAGACCGGCCTCGCACCGAAGACCGCTGCCCTGGTGGGGCGCATCGCGCAGATCGAAACCACCATCACCGCCAATGAAACCGAAGCGCTGCTGCTCGAACAGACGCTGATCAAGGAATGGCGTCCGCCGTACAACATCCTGCTGCGCGATGACAAATCCTATCCGTACGTGTTCCTGTCCGACGGGGCCTTTCCGCGCCTGAGCATTCATCGGGGCGCGAAGAAGGCCAAGGGCCGCTACTTCGGGCCTTATCCCAGCGCCGGGGCGATTCGTGAAAGCCTGAGCCTGCTGCAGAAGACGTTTTTCGTTCGCCAGTGTGAAGACAGCTATTACAAGAACCGCACCCGACCCTGCCTGCAATACCAGATCAAGCGCTGCAAGGCGCCGTGCGTAGGGTTTGTCGAACCTGAAGTCTATGCCGAGGACGTGCGTCACTCGGTGATGTTCCTGGAAGGCCGCAGCAACGCCTTGGCCGACGAGCTTTCGGCGGCGATGGAAGACGCGGCGGTCAACCTTGAGTTCGAGCGGGCCGCCGAGCTGCGCGACCAGATCGGGCTGCTGCGGCGTGTGCAGGACCAGCAGAGCATGGAAGGCGGCAGTGGCGACGTCGACGTGGTCGCCGCGTTCATTAACCCGGGCGGTGCCTGTGTGCACCTGATCAGTGTGCGGGGCGGTCGTGTGTTGGGCAGCAAGAACTTCTTCCCCCAGGTAGGTATCGAGGAAGACGTGTCCGAGGTCATGGCGGCTTTCCTCGGCCAGTACTACATCAGCAGCCCGGAACGCGACCTGCCTGCCGAGTTGATCGTCAACGTGGTGCACGAAGACTTCCCAGCGCTGATCGAAGCCATCGATAAGCTTCGCGGCCGTGAATTGTCCATCAGCCACCGCGTGCGCGGCACCCGGGCGCGCTGGCAGCAACTGGCCGTGACCAACGCCGAACAGGCCCTGGGCGCACGCCTGGCCAATCGGCAGCACGTGGCGGCGCGGTTCGATGCCCTGGCCGACGTCCTCAACCTGGACGAGCCGCCGCAACGGCTGGAATGCTACGACATCAGCCATTCCAGCGGCGAGGCGACTGTAGCCTCCTGCGTGGTGTTCGGTCCAGAAGGCCCGATCAAGTCCGATTATCGCCGCTACAACATCGAAGGCGTGACGCCAGGCGACGACTATGCGGCGATGCACCAGGCGCTGATGCGGCGCTTCGGCAAGCTGAAGGACGGGGAGGGCAAGCTGCCGGACATCCTGTTGGTGGACGGTGGTAAAGGCCAATTGTCCATGGCCCGTGATGTGCTCAACGAGCTGATGGTGCCCGACCTGATCCTGCTGGGCGTGGCCAAGGGCGCAACCCGCAAGGCTGGCTTCGAGACCCTGTACCTGAACGACGCCGCCCATGAATTCACCCTCAAGGGCGATTCGCCGGCGCTGCACTTGATCCAGCAGATCCGCGACGAAGCCCACCGTTTCGCCATCACCGGGCACCGCGCCCGGCGCGGCAAGACCCGCCGTACGTCTACGCTGGAGGGAGTGGCAGGGGTCGGCCCGACACGCCGTCGCGACCTGCTCAAACATTTTGGTGGATTGCAGGAGCTGTCTCGTGCCAGCATCGAAGAGATAGCCAAAGCACCCGGTATCAGTAAAAAGCTCGCTGAGTCGATTTATGCAAACCTGCACAGCGAGTAG
- the gacA gene encoding response regulator transcription factor GacA, with protein sequence MIRVLVVDDHDLVRTGITRMLADIDGLQVVGQAESGEEALIKARELKPDVVLMDVKMPGIGGLEATRKLLRSHPDIKVVAVTVCEEDPFPTRLLQAGAAGYLTKGAGLNEMVQAIRLVFAGQRYISPQIAQQLAIKSFQPTNDSPFDALSEREIQIALMIVGCQKVQIISDKLCLSPKTVNTYRYRIFEKLSISSDVELTLLAVRHGMVDASA encoded by the coding sequence TTGATTAGGGTGTTAGTGGTCGATGACCATGATCTAGTCCGTACGGGCATTACACGAATGCTGGCTGATATCGATGGCCTGCAGGTGGTTGGGCAGGCTGAATCCGGGGAAGAGGCGCTGATCAAGGCGCGTGAGTTGAAGCCGGATGTGGTGCTGATGGACGTCAAGATGCCTGGCATCGGCGGCCTGGAGGCCACGCGAAAACTGTTGCGCAGTCACCCGGACATCAAGGTCGTCGCGGTCACCGTCTGTGAAGAAGATCCCTTTCCGACCCGGTTGTTGCAGGCAGGCGCAGCGGGCTACCTCACCAAGGGGGCCGGTTTGAACGAAATGGTCCAGGCCATTCGTCTGGTTTTCGCCGGGCAACGCTACATCAGCCCGCAAATTGCCCAGCAGTTGGCAATCAAATCGTTCCAGCCCACCAACGACTCGCCCTTCGATGCGCTGTCGGAGCGGGAAATCCAGATCGCCTTGATGATCGTCGGCTGCCAGAAAGTACAAATCATCTCCGACAAGCTGTGCCTCTCGCCCAAAACCGTCAACACCTACCGTTACCGTATCTTCGAGAAGCTTTCGATCAGCAGCGACGTTGAGTTGACGCTGTTGGCGGTGCGCCACGGCATGGTCGATGCCAGCGCCTGA
- a CDS encoding GNAT family N-acetyltransferase, whose product MSFDWREAVAGDIDFARQLTCDNMLPYYIKHYLLWQDEAFDLAWIIRQNWIIYRGDQVLGFVSLSRDARALYIRELQIDKAFRGQGAGTWAIGQVWRLVAQERRPALRLTVFKNNPARALYERMGLRAVGEDECFLRMQRDAGA is encoded by the coding sequence ATGAGCTTTGACTGGCGTGAGGCTGTTGCCGGGGACATCGACTTTGCCCGTCAATTGACCTGCGACAACATGCTTCCCTATTACATCAAGCACTATTTGCTATGGCAGGACGAGGCGTTCGATCTGGCCTGGATCATTCGCCAGAACTGGATCATTTACCGTGGGGACCAGGTGCTGGGCTTTGTCAGCCTCAGCCGTGACGCGCGCGCTTTATATATCCGGGAATTACAGATCGATAAAGCGTTTCGCGGGCAGGGCGCCGGTACCTGGGCGATCGGACAGGTTTGGCGCCTGGTGGCGCAGGAGCGTCGACCGGCACTGCGCCTGACGGTTTTCAAGAATAATCCGGCCAGGGCACTGTACGAACGCATGGGGCTGCGGGCTGTGGGCGAGGACGAGTGTTTCCTGAGGATGCAGCGAGACGCTGGTGCTTGA
- a CDS encoding carbon-nitrogen hydrolase family protein: MTVPAFAAAQSISIAGDVHANLLRHQHFMQAAAEQDVQLLVFPELSLTGYERGLAAGLAILPDDAVLQPLRDLARELGLTAVVGMPIRLSAEAPVLIGALVLGADGSLGVYSKQHLHPGEEVAFAPGHGGSMLEIGQEHISLAVCADFSHPSHAATAAAQGATLYAAGVLITEGGYTPDTTLLQGYAGQHAMTVLMANHGGATGGWESAGRSAIWGPDGSLVAAATGAGELLVIARRDAEGWAGQVVPVMRP, from the coding sequence ATGACCGTTCCAGCCTTTGCCGCCGCCCAGTCGATTTCCATCGCGGGGGACGTTCACGCCAATCTCCTGCGCCATCAGCATTTCATGCAGGCCGCCGCTGAACAGGACGTGCAGCTGCTGGTGTTTCCCGAGCTGTCGCTCACCGGTTACGAACGCGGCCTCGCGGCGGGCCTGGCCATCCTGCCGGACGACGCCGTCTTGCAACCGCTGCGTGACCTGGCGCGCGAGCTCGGCTTGACTGCCGTGGTGGGCATGCCGATTCGCTTGTCGGCAGAGGCGCCGGTGTTGATCGGCGCGCTGGTCCTCGGTGCCGACGGCTCCCTTGGGGTGTACAGCAAGCAACATTTGCATCCTGGGGAAGAAGTCGCGTTCGCTCCAGGCCACGGCGGCTCGATGCTGGAGATAGGGCAGGAACACATCTCGCTGGCAGTGTGTGCCGATTTCTCTCACCCCAGTCATGCCGCGACTGCGGCCGCGCAGGGCGCTACGCTGTATGCAGCAGGCGTGCTGATTACCGAAGGCGGCTATACACCTGACACTACCTTGTTGCAGGGTTATGCCGGGCAGCACGCCATGACGGTCCTGATGGCCAACCATGGTGGCGCCACTGGAGGCTGGGAATCGGCCGGGCGCAGCGCGATCTGGGGCCCGGACGGTTCGCTGGTCGCGGCCGCGACAGGCGCGGGTGAACTCCTGGTCATTGCCCGTCGCGATGCCGAGGGGTGGGCCGGGCAAGTCGTGCCGGTTATGCGGCCTTGA
- a CDS encoding 3-deoxy-7-phosphoheptulonate synthase, producing MNSSVSALPLSTLNPANEALTLRLPSSLQLKQQLPLSTALSQQVHAHRQAIRAILDGEDSRLLLIIGPCSIHDPKSALEYATNLARVAHEVSDSMLLVMRAYVEKPRTTVGWKGLAYDPRLDGSDDMAAGLTLSRELMREMLQLGLPVATELLQPMAASYFDDLLSWVAIGARTTESQIHREMASGLGMPVGFKNGTDGGVGIACDAMRSAAHPHRHFGVDSQGHPAIIQTPGNRDTHLVLRGGHRGPNYDHQSVAQIHSDLTRLRIPARIMVDCSHANSGKDPLRQPQVFNDVLEQRLQGNRALIGMMLESHLFEGCQPLGPSMRYGVSVTDGCLGWEATEQLLRQAHRKLQAPA from the coding sequence ATGAATTCGTCCGTCTCCGCTTTGCCGCTGTCCACGCTCAACCCGGCCAATGAAGCCCTGACCCTGCGTCTGCCGAGCTCGTTGCAGCTCAAGCAACAACTGCCCCTCAGTACGGCTTTGAGCCAGCAGGTGCATGCCCATCGCCAGGCCATTCGCGCGATCCTCGACGGTGAGGACTCCCGCCTGTTGCTGATTATCGGCCCCTGCTCCATCCACGATCCTAAGTCCGCCCTCGAATACGCCACCAACCTGGCCCGCGTGGCCCATGAAGTCAGCGATAGCATGCTGCTGGTGATGCGCGCCTACGTCGAAAAACCGCGCACGACCGTGGGCTGGAAAGGCCTGGCCTACGATCCGCGCCTCGATGGCAGCGATGACATGGCCGCCGGCCTGACCCTGTCCCGAGAACTGATGCGCGAAATGCTGCAACTTGGCTTGCCCGTCGCCACCGAATTGCTGCAACCGATGGCCGCCAGTTACTTCGACGACCTGCTCAGCTGGGTTGCCATTGGTGCCCGCACCACCGAATCACAGATCCACCGGGAAATGGCCAGCGGCCTGGGCATGCCGGTGGGTTTCAAAAACGGCACCGATGGCGGGGTCGGCATTGCCTGCGACGCCATGCGCTCGGCGGCCCATCCCCATCGGCATTTCGGTGTCGACAGCCAGGGGCATCCCGCAATCATCCAGACCCCGGGCAATCGCGACACACATCTGGTTTTACGCGGCGGCCATCGCGGACCGAACTACGACCATCAGAGCGTCGCGCAGATCCACAGCGACCTGACCCGCCTGAGGATACCGGCGCGGATCATGGTCGATTGCAGCCACGCCAACAGCGGCAAAGACCCGCTGCGCCAGCCGCAGGTGTTCAATGACGTGCTGGAACAGCGCCTGCAAGGCAACCGCGCCCTCATCGGCATGATGCTGGAGAGTCATCTGTTCGAAGGCTGCCAGCCGCTGGGCCCGTCGATGCGCTACGGCGTATCGGTCACCGACGGTTGCCTGGGCTGGGAAGCCACCGAACAGCTGTTGCGCCAGGCCCATCGCAAACTGCAAGCGCCCGCCTGA